One genomic segment of Ictalurus punctatus breed USDA103 chromosome 12, Coco_2.0, whole genome shotgun sequence includes these proteins:
- the pou3f3b gene encoding POU domain, class 3, transcription factor 3-B isoform X3 has translation MATAASNPYLPSSSILSSGSIVHSDSGGAGMQPGGGAATSVSSGGFRGESAVKMVQSDFMQGAMAAASNGGHMLSHAHQWVTSLPHAAAAAAAAAVAAAEAASPWSTSPVGMAASPQQQQSQQQQQQDVKSSTAREDLHTSSTLHHRHLGPHQAHAAPWGGAAAAAHISAITASQQQQQQQQQQQSLIYSQPGGFTVNGMLSGGQSLVHPGLVRGGTPELEHGAHPHSHPHHHHHQHHHHHHHQQHQHQHHQQQGHHGPNSHEAHSDEDTPTSDDLEHFAKQFKQRRIKLGFTQADVGLALGTLYGNVFSQTTICRFEALQLSFKNMCKLKPLLNKWLEEADSSTGSPTSIDKIAAQGRKRKKRTSIEVSVKGALESHFLKCPKPSAQEISTLADTLQLEKEVVRVWFCNRRQKEKRMTPPGVPPTPDDVYSQVGNGHFLVDYLKDASLNGPSEAGDQKVTTTTRSFHQGDEIRHRRREQHPRRFRLIFADKTARYNIFSFLSFFSSRKTRNGIFSPCLPDLINTTDKKKKKKKKNQKKKKEP, from the exons ATGGCCACGGCGGCTTCTAATCCGTATCTGCCCAGCAGTAGTATATTATCGTCGGGTTCGATAGTGCACTCGGACTCAGGAGGTGCGGGCATGCAGCCGGGCGGCGGCGCGGCGACCTCGGTGTCCTCCGGCGGCTTCCGAGGCGAGTCGGCGGTGAAAATGGTGCAGAGTGACTTCATGCAGGGGGCCATGGCGGCAGCGAGCAACGGCGGCCACATGCTGAGCCACGCACACCAGTGGGTGACGTCGCTGCCTCATGCGGCCGCCGCAGCCGCCGCAGCCGCGGTAGCAGCCGCCGAGGCCGCCTCGCCTTGGTCAACGAGTCCGGTGGGCATGGCGGCCAGTCCGCAGCAGCAACAGTctcagcagcaacagcagcaggaTGTGAAGAGCAGCACGGCGCGCGAGGATTTGCACACTTCCAGCACGCTGCATCACCGGCATTTAGGTCCGCACCAGGCGCACGCGGCTCCCTGGGGCGGCGCCGCAGCTGCTGCACACATCTCCGCCATTACCGCGagccagcagcagcaacaacaacaacagcagcagcagtcgCTCATCTACTCACAACCCGGTGGCTTCACGGTAAACGGCATGCTGAGTGGCGGCCAAAGTCTCGTGCACCCTGGGCTGGTGCGAGGCGGCACACCTGAACTGGAGCACGGCGCGCACCCGCATTCTCaccctcaccatcatcaccatcagcatcaccatcaccaccaccaccagcagcatcagcatcagcaccaccagcagcagGGTCACCACGGCCCCAACAGCCACGAGGCTCACTCGGATGAAGACACGCCGACCTCGGACGACCTGGAGCACTTCGCCAAGCAGTTCAAGCAGCGGCGCATCAAACTTGGCTTCACGCAGGCCGACGTGGGCCTCGCGCTCGGTACGCTTTACGGCAACGTGTTCTCTCAGACCACGATCTGCCGCTTCGAGGCGCTGCAGCTCAGTTTCAAGAACATGTGCAAGCTCAAGCCGCTGCTGAATAAGTGGCTGGAGGAGGCCGACTCGAGCACGGGCAGTCCGACGAGCATCGATAAGATCGCGGCACAGGGCCGCAAACGCAAGAAGCGTACAAGCATCGAGGTGAGCGTCAAGGGCGCGCTCGAGAGCCACTTCCTCAAGTGCCCTAAACCGTCAGCGCAGGAGATCAGCACCCTGGCCGACACGCTGCAGCTGGAGAAGGAGGTGGTGCGCGTCTGGTTCTGCAACCGCAGGCAGAAGGAGAAGCGCATGACGCCGCCCGGAGTGCCCCCGACGCCGGACGATGTGTACTCGCAGGTCGGCAAC ggaCATTTTTTAGTAGATTACTTAAAAGATGCAAGTTTAAACGGGCCGAGCGAGGCGGGCGACCAGAAGGTGACAACAACCACACGTTCGTTCCATCAG ggggatGAAATTCGACATCGAAGAAGAGAACAGCATCCGCGACGCTTCCGACTTATTTTTGCAGACAAGACTGCACGTTATAATATATtttcgtttctttcttttttttcttcacgaAAGACACGGAATGGGATTTTTTCGCCTTGCCTTCCAGACCTTATAAAcacaacagacaaaaaaaaaaaaaaaaaaaaaaaaaaccaaaaaaaaaaaaaagaaccttaA
- the pou3f3b gene encoding POU domain, class 3, transcription factor 3-B isoform X2 has protein sequence MATAASNPYLPSSSILSSGSIVHSDSGGAGMQPGGGAATSVSSGGFRGESAVKMVQSDFMQGAMAAASNGGHMLSHAHQWVTSLPHAAAAAAAAAVAAAEAASPWSTSPVGMAASPQQQQSQQQQQQDVKSSTAREDLHTSSTLHHRHLGPHQAHAAPWGGAAAAAHISAITASQQQQQQQQQQQSLIYSQPGGFTVNGMLSGGQSLVHPGLVRGGTPELEHGAHPHSHPHHHHHQHHHHHHHQQHQHQHHQQQGHHGPNSHEAHSDEDTPTSDDLEHFAKQFKQRRIKLGFTQADVGLALGTLYGNVFSQTTICRFEALQLSFKNMCKLKPLLNKWLEEADSSTGSPTSIDKIAAQGRKRKKRTSIEVSVKGALESHFLKCPKPSAQEISTLADTLQLEKEVVRVWFCNRRQKEKRMTPPGVPPTPDDVYSQGHFLVDYLKDASLNGPSEAGDQKVTTTTRSFHQVILAH, from the exons ATGGCCACGGCGGCTTCTAATCCGTATCTGCCCAGCAGTAGTATATTATCGTCGGGTTCGATAGTGCACTCGGACTCAGGAGGTGCGGGCATGCAGCCGGGCGGCGGCGCGGCGACCTCGGTGTCCTCCGGCGGCTTCCGAGGCGAGTCGGCGGTGAAAATGGTGCAGAGTGACTTCATGCAGGGGGCCATGGCGGCAGCGAGCAACGGCGGCCACATGCTGAGCCACGCACACCAGTGGGTGACGTCGCTGCCTCATGCGGCCGCCGCAGCCGCCGCAGCCGCGGTAGCAGCCGCCGAGGCCGCCTCGCCTTGGTCAACGAGTCCGGTGGGCATGGCGGCCAGTCCGCAGCAGCAACAGTctcagcagcaacagcagcaggaTGTGAAGAGCAGCACGGCGCGCGAGGATTTGCACACTTCCAGCACGCTGCATCACCGGCATTTAGGTCCGCACCAGGCGCACGCGGCTCCCTGGGGCGGCGCCGCAGCTGCTGCACACATCTCCGCCATTACCGCGagccagcagcagcaacaacaacaacagcagcagcagtcgCTCATCTACTCACAACCCGGTGGCTTCACGGTAAACGGCATGCTGAGTGGCGGCCAAAGTCTCGTGCACCCTGGGCTGGTGCGAGGCGGCACACCTGAACTGGAGCACGGCGCGCACCCGCATTCTCaccctcaccatcatcaccatcagcatcaccatcaccaccaccaccagcagcatcagcatcagcaccaccagcagcagGGTCACCACGGCCCCAACAGCCACGAGGCTCACTCGGATGAAGACACGCCGACCTCGGACGACCTGGAGCACTTCGCCAAGCAGTTCAAGCAGCGGCGCATCAAACTTGGCTTCACGCAGGCCGACGTGGGCCTCGCGCTCGGTACGCTTTACGGCAACGTGTTCTCTCAGACCACGATCTGCCGCTTCGAGGCGCTGCAGCTCAGTTTCAAGAACATGTGCAAGCTCAAGCCGCTGCTGAATAAGTGGCTGGAGGAGGCCGACTCGAGCACGGGCAGTCCGACGAGCATCGATAAGATCGCGGCACAGGGCCGCAAACGCAAGAAGCGTACAAGCATCGAGGTGAGCGTCAAGGGCGCGCTCGAGAGCCACTTCCTCAAGTGCCCTAAACCGTCAGCGCAGGAGATCAGCACCCTGGCCGACACGCTGCAGCTGGAGAAGGAGGTGGTGCGCGTCTGGTTCTGCAACCGCAGGCAGAAGGAGAAGCGCATGACGCCGCCCGGAGTGCCCCCGACGCCGGACGATGTGTACTCGCAG ggaCATTTTTTAGTAGATTACTTAAAAGATGCAAGTTTAAACGGGCCGAGCGAGGCGGGCGACCAGAAGGTGACAACAACCACACGTTCGTTCCATCAGGTAATTTTGGCGCATTGA
- the pou3f3b gene encoding POU domain, class 3, transcription factor 3-B isoform X1 → MATAASNPYLPSSSILSSGSIVHSDSGGAGMQPGGGAATSVSSGGFRGESAVKMVQSDFMQGAMAAASNGGHMLSHAHQWVTSLPHAAAAAAAAAVAAAEAASPWSTSPVGMAASPQQQQSQQQQQQDVKSSTAREDLHTSSTLHHRHLGPHQAHAAPWGGAAAAAHISAITASQQQQQQQQQQQSLIYSQPGGFTVNGMLSGGQSLVHPGLVRGGTPELEHGAHPHSHPHHHHHQHHHHHHHQQHQHQHHQQQGHHGPNSHEAHSDEDTPTSDDLEHFAKQFKQRRIKLGFTQADVGLALGTLYGNVFSQTTICRFEALQLSFKNMCKLKPLLNKWLEEADSSTGSPTSIDKIAAQGRKRKKRTSIEVSVKGALESHFLKCPKPSAQEISTLADTLQLEKEVVRVWFCNRRQKEKRMTPPGVPPTPDDVYSQVGNGHFLVDYLKDASLNGPSEAGDQKVTTTTRSFHQVILAH, encoded by the exons ATGGCCACGGCGGCTTCTAATCCGTATCTGCCCAGCAGTAGTATATTATCGTCGGGTTCGATAGTGCACTCGGACTCAGGAGGTGCGGGCATGCAGCCGGGCGGCGGCGCGGCGACCTCGGTGTCCTCCGGCGGCTTCCGAGGCGAGTCGGCGGTGAAAATGGTGCAGAGTGACTTCATGCAGGGGGCCATGGCGGCAGCGAGCAACGGCGGCCACATGCTGAGCCACGCACACCAGTGGGTGACGTCGCTGCCTCATGCGGCCGCCGCAGCCGCCGCAGCCGCGGTAGCAGCCGCCGAGGCCGCCTCGCCTTGGTCAACGAGTCCGGTGGGCATGGCGGCCAGTCCGCAGCAGCAACAGTctcagcagcaacagcagcaggaTGTGAAGAGCAGCACGGCGCGCGAGGATTTGCACACTTCCAGCACGCTGCATCACCGGCATTTAGGTCCGCACCAGGCGCACGCGGCTCCCTGGGGCGGCGCCGCAGCTGCTGCACACATCTCCGCCATTACCGCGagccagcagcagcaacaacaacaacagcagcagcagtcgCTCATCTACTCACAACCCGGTGGCTTCACGGTAAACGGCATGCTGAGTGGCGGCCAAAGTCTCGTGCACCCTGGGCTGGTGCGAGGCGGCACACCTGAACTGGAGCACGGCGCGCACCCGCATTCTCaccctcaccatcatcaccatcagcatcaccatcaccaccaccaccagcagcatcagcatcagcaccaccagcagcagGGTCACCACGGCCCCAACAGCCACGAGGCTCACTCGGATGAAGACACGCCGACCTCGGACGACCTGGAGCACTTCGCCAAGCAGTTCAAGCAGCGGCGCATCAAACTTGGCTTCACGCAGGCCGACGTGGGCCTCGCGCTCGGTACGCTTTACGGCAACGTGTTCTCTCAGACCACGATCTGCCGCTTCGAGGCGCTGCAGCTCAGTTTCAAGAACATGTGCAAGCTCAAGCCGCTGCTGAATAAGTGGCTGGAGGAGGCCGACTCGAGCACGGGCAGTCCGACGAGCATCGATAAGATCGCGGCACAGGGCCGCAAACGCAAGAAGCGTACAAGCATCGAGGTGAGCGTCAAGGGCGCGCTCGAGAGCCACTTCCTCAAGTGCCCTAAACCGTCAGCGCAGGAGATCAGCACCCTGGCCGACACGCTGCAGCTGGAGAAGGAGGTGGTGCGCGTCTGGTTCTGCAACCGCAGGCAGAAGGAGAAGCGCATGACGCCGCCCGGAGTGCCCCCGACGCCGGACGATGTGTACTCGCAGGTCGGCAAC ggaCATTTTTTAGTAGATTACTTAAAAGATGCAAGTTTAAACGGGCCGAGCGAGGCGGGCGACCAGAAGGTGACAACAACCACACGTTCGTTCCATCAGGTAATTTTGGCGCATTGA